CAGCAGAACGAAATACAGCGACAAAAGTGTTCTGCTACAGCCATTGCATTGCTCTATCAGACGCTGAAAACCGATCGCAAATAGCAGGCAGAAACCTGCCGAAGGTATGTACAGCGTCCTTTCCGCAAGAACGAAACCCACCTTGAAAAACAAGTTTGTCGCTGGGAGGAACGGGATCATCAGTAAAGCTAGTCCCATTATAGTGGGGCTGAAAAACAAGAAGAGGATTGATCCTGTGAACTCTGACGTTGGGAGATAAATTTGTTTGTAATTGTTTACGCATTGCGAAGGATAGATTATTAAAAATCAGTGTTAATTAGTTTTTGGAGACAAATTTGCAATCAGTTCCTTTGTCATTCGCAGGTTATTTTGTCCTGAAAACGAATGAACCTTCATAATTGAGATGTGACAAATTGTTTTTAAGATATTTTAAACTATATTAGAAAGTCAACGTCTTTGAATCGGATATTCCGTAATTGTAATATGATGGTTTGATTCTGAAAGTCAATTTGATTTTGACTGTGTTGTTGAATTACATTgtatattgtttttaaaaatggcattttttcgtGTCAAAAATAGAGTCTAAGCCTGCGTGATTATTCAACTAATCACCAAACGAACTGgtttaaaaatacaataaatcgGTTTATCGGAGAATTTAATTAACCGCAAGGTCGATTATccaatcaaatgaaaaaactcAATTAAAAGAgtcgattaattgaaaagacCAATTAAACGATTAATCGAATGCACGAGTATTTGAAAcgatcaattaattgaaagaACGATCAATCGAAAAGGCTGATTAATCAATTACTTGAAAAAGAGTATCTTCCCAACTTTGCGAGTTgagaagggagaaaaaattgtatctggcaaaaattgttattcaatAAAGTCGTGAATACATTGAGTGAATGTAGAGGATAAAAACAAGTGTACCTTAACTGTCCGCTATGTTTTTCGGACGAAACATAGTAACAGAAAGATCCGAGAACGATCCACAAAGCAAAAACAGCAAGGATCCTCACGTCCAAACCATGAATTAGTGGAACGCAGCCCATCGCCCAGTCAAAAGAGAGCCATTCAGGACAGAGGAGTAACCATGCATTCAggctatatatataattgaagTTAAGTaccttttgaaaaattatcataatgTTATTTTACGAGCATTTGCATCGTTATTATTGCAATAAAGTTGTGTGACGCAGATACTCACGCGCATTGGTAATGGTTCGACGAAAGATGCAGGGTTATCAACTAGCTGAAAACGCGGCGGGGAAAATCCCATTATACTGAATCTTAGTAAGAGCAGGAAAAATCCGGCTATCGATAGTGTCTTAATGCGCCCGACCAGAGCCCTGTAATTTACTGCCAAAGACTCTTTTGTCTCGTCTGAACACATCTGTCTCAGACACCTCACCATATCGATTGGTAATAACTTATTGACGACGACTAGATCGTAAACACAGCATATGCCCTTAAATCAGAAAACGAAGTTGGAAATTAAATGTTCTAAACCGTATTGTTGACAAACAGAAAAAGCAGTCTTTTAGTCTTTAAAAACGAATTTCTTCTACTGTTCAGCAAGAAACTAAACCACATCTCTACTATATGATCTCAACCATCATCGGCATGAATATCACTATTAGACAgtttttaaacagttttttttatgttccTAAGTTTCGATTTAAACAAAATGACCAATTCATTCTTATTAAGGTATGGTAAAGAGTGCAATCACACTTACAATCGCAGTTATCCCAGTTTCTTTGCAAAGCATCGACGTCATTATACATAACATACTCAGAGTCATGTTCATCCATTTGGTGAACGACCCTGCAGCGAATATAGACTTGCGGTATAACAAAATTGATATCCACATGAACAGTGCGCAAAGCATGTCTGCTCTTCCGACGATACCTGCTACCTGAAAATATCTCAGCTGTGAGAAAAGCTTAGCGTAATTCAAAAAAGGAGCAAACCatacttcattttttaatcacacCTGCTGTGCTCTTATTTCAACTATTGCCATTAACTGAATATCATATTAATATCGAAGCTTGATCTCATTTAATTCTGGACTAATTTGAGATCGTGGATTAGGTAGAAaaacttgatgaaattttgagtGGATAGCTAGAAAAATCAGACATGTCAACTAAATGTGAATAGCACTTTTTGTTGCAATTTGTAGCACAATATTGTTTCGAAACACGGtggaaaatattgagaaaCGGCTTACCGCCTCTGCGTGAACAGGATGCACAGCAAACAACATCGCAGCATAGAAAGCTACATTTCCAGAACTCTCACCGAGCAATATGTTGTATAGGAATAAAGTGAGAACAGAAACCAGAATGTGGAGTATCACATTTACTGTATGAAAGTCTCTAGGATCTAAATATCCTCTGACGAGATAATGAAGCctgaaaaatcagaatttaACAGTTTGATTTCAGCTCTTCTTGGTGTCTCGAATAGAAACATAATAGCGTACATTttcgaatgtaaaaaaataagacaaaaATATAGACGTTTCATCAAATTGTGGGTAATATtaattcaaacaaattatttGTTCTAATCCATCTACGCAATGATGTTTTTAAAAGTTTCTATGAAATTTCAATGTGTATTATTACTTCAAATAACACTTTTTTTAATAGGGATCATTGAATCTATCGTAACTGAAACACTCGTCATGAATTTCTTCATCCTCAATCTGTTGATTTTACATTAATATTTCATTGCCGAAAAATCAGCAGACTTTCTTACATCttctaattttaattaaaaaacaaaaaaaacgcCGCGTAGAAAAGAGATAAAATTATGCaagattaaaataataaaagcaTGCCTAAATGTGAGTATCGTCAGAGGGCGATAGGATTTGTGACTCTGTTTGTGTGACAACTTTGTCCCCCAGAAATCATTCtcaaatattttgtacatCGGAGCATCCTTGACGTCTTCATTTGTCACTATGGCTTCAGAATCGTCGAATACAAATTCACCGTCGTATGAATTTGCAAAACACAGAGAAGCGGCGATCACCAGAATTATCGCAGTTGGAAGAGAAATGTCTAAAAGAATAAAGTACAATTTTGTAATGCATTTTTAATGAGTAATTGAATTATGGTTGGTGTTactgttattttttgtttgaaaaattgataatgtTACAAGTATAATACATTTAACATTATATGTAAGatcatttttgtattatctAGTAAGTTTATGGAATTACCTTGAAATCCTTTGAGATCCTTCTTCTGTTTTGTCATAATTCAAAtcgtttttgttctttcttttttatcgactatttatttctcattaaATTGCTACAGCTATTTTCATTTGCGTATTGATATTGAATCGgtgtgtttaaatttttttgcaatcagCCAGTAGAACACGCTTACTGCTACAAGTGAGTAAATTATACTTCGTTTTATGTCGCATAGCGCTTGCCGATTGTCTTTTAAGGACTGTTTTGAATCTCTTTATTATACCATATATTTGACTcaattttcactattttttcgCGCACACATCTCACAGGTGCCTTTTACGTTACTCGGTTCAAAGATGTAAAGGAGATTCTGCTCCTACTATCGACATCTGTTATCGTGGCTCTTGCGCAGCTTTAGCAGTTTCAACTGTAATAAGAGATACAAGGTTAGATACCACATGCCAAAGCGCAAGTGCACGGATGCTATGGAATAGGTCTTTGATTCTGCATACGGCTTACGGAATATTCGGTgacatccttttttttttttttacttttattgaAGATTCCAAGTCCCTTTCCAAAAACGTTAGTTCTTGAGATCTTTATTTAAGGGCATGGAATAGTTCTACTCTTATCCACCTGGTTATTTATTCTATTGCGCAAAAAtgcgtatgaaaaaaattaaaaatgagcAATTGATAAAGTTCAAGACACTATTGCAAACTCTTAAGACAATGACCTCGCAACAATAGAATTCAAAACTCCGTCTTGACCATCCGAGGCTGTAATAATCATTGCAGttcttcaaattatttctcaacTCATCTTACTTGTTTTAGATAGTTTTTAAAATGTAGAATAATTACGGAACGTCAAGATAATCCCACACATCGACACGACAAAACAATTCCTTCTGTCAAAATGCCTGCTTTTTAATTCTCCGAAGATTATTAACTAGCTTGCACATAATGCACATGTTAATTGTTTACGTCCGACGTTCTCGTCAGTCAAGTTCGGAAATTCCGAAGATTTCATAAGTCTTTGCACTTTATACAGAATAGAAAATAGGAGTTTGCTGTATAAATTTacgtaaaaatgtatattggcatttataaatgattattttctaGTGTTCACTGGGAAAAAGTTTTTAGTGCTTTGTTGTTTAGAATTGTGATTAATTCGCCCAACTTAATTTAGGCTTGAATACAACCgacaattcaattttcagataTGCTCATTCTTAAACATGTACGTAAATGGTAATGAAATTTGTGCTTTGTATTTTCTATTAGATGcttaaaattgcgaaaaactgGGTTTTTCCTTCTGTTATTGTCACCAGGCTcaaaaataagcaaaatatatcaatttttatacagacTATCAAAAGAATAGCCGCCTTGTTTCATCACAATTAAacacgaaaaaaatgtaatatagATTTCACGTCCGCTGTGGTGCATATATGGACAGCACTTTTTTGGGATCAAATCTACATCAATTGTGGTAAATCTACCTAAGCATATTGTAACTCTTACTATTGGTTTGTAACTCTTATTATCAGATTTGTAGATCTTGTCATGATCGCTGTAGATTTAACTTCAAAACAATGATGTACATACATTTACCACGCATGTAAAATGAGCATACCCTCAATTTCACCAATTACCTCATCTGCATTCGGCACTGTTTTCATCTCTTGTAACTTTTGTCGGTCAAGAAGCAGTAGGACTGTAGAGACCAATGTTTTCATCTCAGAATATAGCTTTGGGCATTTAAAATGGCCACCACTGACCTTTGATATACCTGAACACAGTTAGCTTTCGCTAAGAGAGCTCTCGTTGTGGGAGCGGATATCGTCTACCATTTGTTTGCGGACATATATTGTGTAGTAATTTCGTTATTTACCTCTTACCATCAGATCTGATGATCTGAACCAAGCAGTATAGTGTTGCAGTGATGGACTGCGACGGTAATTCAACCaaacgaaaattgaacaattttacaCTGAAGCAGAAGATTGACATATTGAACAACATCAAATGTGGGAACAAATCGAGGTACGCCATTTGCCAAGAATATAATATCGGCGAAAGTACCTTGAGAAAATGGATACACGATGAAGACAAGTTGAGGGAATTTTGGAGCAAGAATAACACGTGTTCAAGCCATAAAAAAATACGCACCGAAGATAACCCGCATTTGGGAGAGGCATTATTCATTTGGTACAATGAAAATAGGATATTAGGAATTCCTATTACTGGGCCTGTTTTGAAAGGTGAACAGTTTCTTCCACGTATTtgatcttttattttttttttttatctccagCACAATTGCGTGACACAAAATTCCCAAAAATCACTAAATAATATCGGTACAGCGACTTTTGTCTCCTCAAAACTAAGAAATCTGTTAGATTATTAACTTTCTATAAATCTCTTAATTTTTGTGCTTTTAGTATTTTTGTCTACAtggaagtttcaaaatttccaactATCCATATAACCGAGAGTTTTACcggatttttattattgtattacTGTTATATtactatataattattatattattatattatattacattcaGCAAAAGCCCGAATCGTGAACAGACTATTGGATGGTAAAAAGAAGTTTTCGGCGAGCAATGGATGGTTAAGTAAGTGGAAGAAAAGATACAACATTCGAGAGTTGTCGATAAGTGGAGAAAAGAAACCGTCAGACGCGAACGTA
The Neodiprion fabricii isolate iyNeoFabr1 chromosome 5, iyNeoFabr1.1, whole genome shotgun sequence genome window above contains:
- the LOC124181959 gene encoding protein O-mannosyl-transferase TMTC4 isoform X2; protein product: MTKQKKDLKGFQDISLPTAIILVIAASLCFANSYDGEFVFDDSEAIVTNEDVKDAPMYKIFENDFWGTKLSHKQSHKSYRPLTILTFRLHYLVRGYLDPRDFHTVNVILHILVSVLTLFLYNILLGESSGNVAFYAAMLFAVHPVHAEAVAGIVGRADMLCALFMWISILLYRKSIFAAGSFTKWMNMTLSMLCIMTSMLCKETGITAIGICCVYDLVVVNKLLPIDMVRCLRQMCSDETKESLAVNYRALVGRIKTLSIAGFFLLLLRFSIMGFSPPRFQLVDNPASFVEPLPMRVLNFNYIYSLNAWLLLCPEWLSFDWAMGCVPLIHGLDVRILAVFALWIVLGSFCYYVSSEKHSGQLSPTIMGLALLMIPFLPATNLFFKVGFVLAERTLYIPSAGFCLLFAIGFQRLIEQCNGCSRTLLSLYFVLLAVFFARSWIRSAEWKTEKTLFRSALNVCPLNAKVHYNVAKNAADKGDSAHAEIEYNEALRLHPEYAQAMNNLGNLLKDRQRYYEAEKLLRRAVEIQSDFAAAWMNYGIVLAALKKPEESEKSYLTALSHRSKYPDCYYNLGVLYLEQRQYDKALMAWENATRQKPNHKRAWTNMILLLDDLGKN
- the LOC124181959 gene encoding protein O-mannosyl-transferase TMTC4 isoform X1, with the translated sequence MTKQKKDLKGFQDISLPTAIILVIAASLCFANSYDGEFVFDDSEAIVTNEDVKDAPMYKIFENDFWGTKLSHKQSHKSYRPLTILTFRLHYLVRGYLDPRDFHTVNVILHILVSVLTLFLYNILLGESSGNVAFYAAMLFAVHPVHAEAVAGIVGRADMLCALFMWISILLYRKSIFAAGSFTKWMNMTLSMLCIMTSMLCKETGITAIGICCVYDLVVVNKLLPIDMVRCLRQMCSDETKESLAVNYRALVGRIKTLSIAGFFLLLLRFSIMGFSPPRFQLVDNPASFVEPLPMRVLNFNYIYSLNAWLLLCPEWLSFDWAMGCVPLIHGLDVRILAVFALWIVLGSFCYYVSSEKHSGQLSPTIMGLALLMIPFLPATNLFFKVGFVLAERTLYIPSAGFCLLFAIGFQRLIEQCNGCSRTLLSLYFVLLAVFFARSWIRSAEWKTEKTLFRSALNVCPLNAKVHYNVAKNAADKGDSAHAEIEYNEALRLHPEYAQAMNNLGNLLKDRQRYYEAEKLLRRAVEIQSDFAAAWMNYGIVLAALKKPEESEKSYLTALSHRSKYPDCYYNLGVLYLEQRQYDKALMAWENATRQKPNHKRAWTNMILLLDDLGYGDKALSVGNKALKYLPEEASIYFNIGNILGKAGKFEEAEKQFNHAISRDSSNPNFYTNLGVLYHRWNKHRKAERMYKKALGINPNLQSARDNLKKLRIG